In Salmonella enterica subsp. enterica serovar Typhimurium str. LT2, a single window of DNA contains:
- the dmsA gene encoding anaerobic dimethyl sulfoxide reductase, subunit A (similar to E. coli anaerobic dimethyl sulfoxide reductase subunit A (AAC73980.1); Blastp hit to AAC73980.1 (785 aa), 93% identity in aa 1 - 784) yields MKTKIPDAVLAAEVSRRGLVKTTAIGGLAMASSAFTLPFTRIANAAEAISPAKTGEKVVWSACTVNCGSRCPLRMHVVDGEIKYVETDNTGNDDYDGLHQVRACLRGRSMRRRVYNPDRLKYPMKRVGARGEGKFERISWDEAYDIIATNMQRLIKEYGNESIYLNYGTGTLGGTLTRSWPPGKTLVARLMNCCGGYLNHYGDYSSAQIAAGLNYTYGGWADGNSPSDIENSKLVVLFGNNPGETRMSGGGVTYYLEQARQKSNARMIIIDPRYTDTGAGREDEWIPIRPGTDAALVNGLAYVLITENMVDQPFLDKYCVGYDEKTLPASAPKNGHYKAYILGQGKDGIAKTPEWAAQITGIPADRIIKLAREIGSAKPAYICQGWGPQRHANGEIATRAISMLAILTGNVGINGGNSGAREGSYALPFERMPTLENPVETSISMFMWTDAIERGPEMTALRDGVRGKDKLDVPIKMIWNYAGNCLINQHSEINRTHEILQDDKKCEMIVVIDCHMTSSAKYADILLPDCTASEQMDFALDASCGNMSYVIFTDQAIKPRFECKTIYEMTSELAKRLGVEQQFTEGRTQEEWMRHLYEQSRKSIPNLPTFEEFRKQGIFKQRDPEGHHVAYKDFREDPQANPLTTPSGKIEIYSQALADIAATWELPEGDVIDPLPIYTPGFENYNDPLTDKFPLQLTGFHYKARVHSTYGNVDVLKAACRQEMWINPMDAQKRGINNGDKVRIFNDRGEVHIEAKVTPRMMPGVVALGEGAWYDPDAKRVDQGGCINVLTTQRPSPLAKGNPSHTNLVQVEKA; encoded by the coding sequence ATGAAAACTAAGATCCCTGATGCCGTGCTGGCAGCCGAGGTGAGCCGTCGTGGTTTAGTCAAAACCACCGCGATAGGCGGCCTGGCGATGGCCAGTAGCGCATTTACCCTGCCATTTACCCGCATCGCTAACGCCGCAGAGGCAATAAGCCCGGCGAAAACCGGCGAGAAAGTCGTCTGGAGCGCCTGTACGGTAAACTGTGGCAGCCGTTGTCCGCTACGTATGCATGTTGTGGATGGCGAAATCAAATATGTAGAAACGGATAATACCGGAAACGATGATTACGATGGCCTGCACCAGGTTCGCGCCTGCCTGCGCGGTCGTTCTATGCGCCGTCGCGTCTATAACCCGGATCGGCTCAAGTATCCGATGAAGCGCGTCGGCGCGCGCGGCGAAGGTAAATTTGAGCGTATTAGCTGGGACGAAGCCTACGATATCATTGCCACCAATATGCAGCGTCTTATCAAAGAGTATGGCAACGAGTCCATTTATCTGAACTATGGCACGGGAACGCTGGGCGGCACTTTGACACGTTCATGGCCGCCAGGAAAAACGCTGGTCGCTCGTCTGATGAACTGCTGCGGCGGTTATCTTAATCACTACGGTGATTACTCTTCCGCGCAAATCGCAGCGGGTCTGAACTACACCTATGGCGGCTGGGCGGATGGCAATAGTCCGTCCGACATTGAAAACAGTAAGCTGGTGGTATTGTTTGGCAATAACCCTGGCGAAACCCGCATGAGCGGGGGCGGTGTAACGTATTATCTTGAACAGGCGCGGCAGAAATCAAACGCGCGGATGATCATTATCGACCCTCGTTACACCGACACTGGCGCTGGTCGCGAAGATGAGTGGATTCCGATTCGTCCAGGTACCGATGCGGCGCTGGTCAATGGTCTGGCATATGTCTTAATCACCGAGAACATGGTCGATCAGCCGTTCCTGGATAAATATTGCGTTGGTTATGACGAAAAAACCTTGCCTGCCAGCGCGCCGAAAAACGGTCACTACAAAGCCTATATTCTGGGCCAGGGTAAAGACGGTATCGCGAAGACGCCGGAGTGGGCGGCGCAAATTACCGGTATCCCGGCGGATCGCATTATTAAGCTGGCGCGAGAAATCGGCAGCGCTAAACCCGCCTATATTTGCCAGGGATGGGGACCACAACGTCATGCTAATGGAGAAATCGCCACGCGCGCCATCTCGATGCTGGCGATCCTGACGGGTAATGTTGGGATTAACGGAGGTAATAGCGGCGCGCGCGAAGGGTCTTATGCCCTGCCATTTGAACGTATGCCCACGTTAGAAAACCCGGTTGAAACCAGCATCTCCATGTTTATGTGGACCGATGCCATTGAACGCGGCCCGGAAATGACGGCGCTGCGTGATGGCGTGCGGGGGAAAGATAAGCTGGACGTGCCGATCAAAATGATCTGGAACTATGCTGGCAACTGTTTGATTAACCAGCACTCTGAGATTAACCGCACCCACGAAATCCTGCAGGATGACAAGAAATGCGAAATGATCGTCGTTATCGACTGTCATATGACCTCGTCGGCAAAATACGCCGATATTCTGTTGCCTGATTGCACTGCTTCTGAGCAGATGGACTTTGCGCTGGATGCCTCCTGCGGGAACATGTCTTACGTTATCTTCACTGACCAGGCGATTAAACCGCGCTTCGAGTGTAAGACGATTTATGAGATGACCAGCGAACTGGCGAAACGTCTTGGCGTGGAACAACAGTTTACCGAAGGACGGACGCAAGAAGAGTGGATGCGTCATCTGTACGAACAGTCGCGTAAATCCATTCCGAATCTGCCCACCTTTGAGGAGTTCCGTAAGCAAGGCATCTTCAAACAGCGTGACCCCGAAGGCCACCATGTCGCCTATAAAGACTTCCGCGAAGATCCGCAAGCGAATCCACTTACAACGCCATCGGGCAAGATTGAAATCTATTCACAGGCGTTGGCGGATATCGCCGCCACCTGGGAGCTGCCGGAAGGCGACGTGATCGATCCATTACCGATCTACACGCCAGGTTTTGAAAACTATAACGATCCGCTAACGGATAAATTCCCGCTGCAGTTGACGGGTTTCCACTATAAAGCGCGTGTACATTCCACTTATGGCAACGTAGACGTACTGAAAGCCGCCTGTCGCCAGGAAATGTGGATTAACCCAATGGATGCGCAGAAACGCGGTATCAACAATGGCGACAAAGTCCGCATCTTCAACGATCGCGGCGAAGTACATATCGAGGCTAAAGTGACGCCGCGCATGATGCCGGGCGTGGTCGCCCTGGGAGAAGGCGCATGGTATGACCCGGATGCAAAACGCGTGGATCAGGGCGGATGTATTAACGTACTGACGACCCAACGTCCTTCTCCGCTGGCGAAGGGGAACCCGTCACATACGAACCTCGTTCA